In the Bombus fervidus isolate BK054 chromosome 13, iyBomFerv1, whole genome shotgun sequence genome, CAATCGGGTTAACTTATAAAGATAAAATgtacttaaaattctgtagaaaattgattgtaaataatttattaaataaaaaaaaaagaacttatGAAGAgtaaagtattggggattttccaaagaattccGAAGGGAAGGCCCGGtgtccgacatatatatataaaagttacttTAAGCAgtcgtaaattattttcacgagTGTCTTTGTCAGCTATTTGTTGCAATAAAGCAATGAAATGACTGAAACGACCACACGCCAAGctatatggaaaaataaaacatgtaaaaaaatttcacttcTTCGAGTCTGCAGATCGAAATAGTCTCACGTGCGATTTATATCGGTTCGTGATTCACGAGCGATGATTCGCGAGCAGCTCGCAAGATATGTTCGTATCGCGAGTCGTCCATTCGTATTCGAACGAGTCGTTGTACCGGCTGAAAAAACGGGCAGACCATAAAAGTGTATCTACAAGTGTATGATTTCTTACTGGTACATGCATATGGAGAGATAATTGATATGGAAGAACGGGGCAGAATATTATCTCGACATACGACATCTGTATCGAAAATAAGATAATGTAACGGTAAGTGTCGGATGTTGCGAGTAATCGACTGGTATGATATGTAATAACGTTACTTCTGATATCAATGATAGGGTAAAAATCCATGACGGTAATCCTGCGCGAACCTCGATAACAAAACACGTTTGAAAGAAGGTTCCCATGGAAGTACGTTCGCGAAGAACGACGATTCTTTTTCTAAGAACCAGATCTCGCAAATGTCTGGATGGGAAACGTTTGGTCGAGGCGATCTAGGAACGTGATCGTCGAGAACGACGACGGGAACGGCATCGGGTTTGCTCGGCGCGGAGCGAGAGCGAAGAGGTTGGAATCTAGCAGACGCGATCAACGTCTAATGAGGCAAACACGTATCCGAGTCTCCGCTGCTGGCCATCGAGAAATTAGCCGAGTCGCGATCGCTCTGCCTGATCTGCGCGGTAGTGGTCAATTTTCCATTAACCTGCGAAGCTTGGGGGAAAGTGTGGTGGCCTGGCAATGCCCAGGGTTGCGTGTGTAGCTGCACAGGAGGGAACCTCTTGACGAAAGGGTTGTTCGGTGTGGGCGTGATACCGTGAAGAAGTCTGACGCCGTTGTGATGGGACGGTAGAGTAGTATGGGCTGGTACCGATGAGTGTACTTGCGGTGGGACGAAAGCGTGCCTCGGCACCGATCCGCAGCTTCCGCTAGATCCACCCATATGAGATCCAGCCATACTATGAGAGGCGTGTGGCAGAGGCATGGTGGAGCAATGCGGATAAGTAACCGCCGGCTGGGTTGGATAATGCGGCAGAGTGGCCGACGTTGCGTGCACGCGAATATCGTTGCTCTCCGTGAACGATGTCATCCTCATGTTCGTGGAACGACCAAAAGGTTCCTCGTTAGGATTCAGCGGTTCCGTCAGCTTTGTCCTCGACAGTTTCCGCCGGATCACCACGGTCGCCTCGTTCGGATTCTCGAGAATCACAGCTGGACATCCTTGTCCAACGACGTTGACATCGTTCACGTTAACGTTCGTGTTGCCGCCCGTGTTCGCACTCGCGTTTATATTCGCGTTTGCGCTTGAATTTGCGTTGATATTCGCGAACAGCGGCACGTGATTCGCGTACTGCGGCGACGAGAAGGATTGACTAGTGCCTGGACGACTGTTCGGCGGTGAGAAGGTGGCCGTTGCGGATGGAGGTTGAATCCCTCGCTGGAGGGAACAGCTGCGCCATTGATCGCGCGATTCTTCGCCGTCTCGTTGATCGCAGTTGCCGCTCACGTCGTCCACGCTCGTTGCTCGTCTTTGACAACTACCGTTACTCGCGTTGCTCGCGTTACTGTGCACGCCACTCGACGACGTTTCGCTGTGGCTGCTCGCGTTGCTGTGACCCGTCACCGAACCGGCTCCGCTGCTACCACCCACCACGGCGTCCAATGGCGGAGAATTTGACGAATCTGAGCGAGGTGTTAATTCTTCGTGCGGCATTCCCGAATCCCCTCGACGCAGACATCGCGGCGTTTGACCACCGTTTGCCTGAAACCAATGCGCGATCACCTACCTTCAATTTAAGGAACGAGCTTTCCACAGATTTTTGTTTATCCACGTTTATCTCGCTCTCTgtatttagttatttatttatttatttatttatttgtcatTTGCTGTCTGGTATTTATTTGGTAGTTTGTTAGAAGAAAAGTATATTGTGAACGACAAGAGTTGTTAGTACCTGAGTGTTAGTGGTTAGTAACGCCGTGACAACTTCGGTAGTCGGTGCACAAGTTGGAGTCGGAGTCGGAGTCGGAGGTGGCAGTGGAAGTGGTTCCGAAGTGGGATCGGGCAAAGGGTCTGGAGTCAATAGGGGCGAAGGGTCGCCTTCCGAAGGTTGtagatcgcgatttgcgctcGCGTAGTATGTCACTTGGTCGTCGTTCACGCACTCGAGCAGCTGTTGAAACGTTTGATCAACGATTAATTGCCAAGCGAAATGCCAATTAGAAAGTAAGCCTGCAAGAGTCTCATGAATTTATTGGAAATCATACGAATCGAAGAGAAAacgcaaaaaagaaaaaaaaaagagaaaaaaggaccATCaggcgaagaaagaagaggagagaaaCAAACGTGTTTCGATTCTTAGCAAACACATCTTTCGAACCTTTTTTTACGTAGATACatttatatgtacaatataaaattgGTACGGTTGCTGTTTGGAGATGACAGAGCAGAATTCGAAAGGATGAGAGGATAAGCGTAAGATCGAACGTGCACTACCGATGCGATCGAATTGCGTAGAAATTTGTGGGATGTTAAATcgcttttcaaacattttcctCGTCTTATACGAGTCTATGATAACGTATGTTAGTACGCAAccaaaaaaaaacaaacacaCGCAGTTATGTTAGTATTACTTCGAAGCGTCAACACGAAACGagaaaacaaacgaaaaaataaaaaaaaaaacatttttgtacGCCTTACGTTGCCAAACTTAGGTATAACGTCCCTACGAGATATCAGCCACCTTTCCCACTGTCAAAGCAAAAGAAAACTAAGTTAAAAATCGAAGGGGAAACGAACGACGTTACAAGAATCGGAGGGTACACGAGCAAAGTATTTTCAAGTTAACGAAACGTTTATCGCGAATGAGATCTAACAGGGAAAGAACGATTCGCGACAGAAAATAATGGAATACCTTGTTCTCTTCGGACGTTGAATCATCTGCTGGGTCCAGAGACGTGATCAGCGGTAATTCTCGTAACGTGGCATAATCTCCATCATCTTCAGGGCCCCCGTCACCGGTGCCTCGTCTGACTTTTCCTTTATTGCTGCAATCCACACGCACCACGTTGTAATATGTTACAACGAGGTCATACGAATACTTATCCGTTAGGGTAGACGAGGAAAATAGAGATAACGGGGGAAGGGGAGAAAGACagggaagaagaaaggaaggggAGGAAGAcaggaaaagagagaattgGATAAAGCGGTATCTCTTTTTTTTGATAGTTTCTAGCGGTCCATACGTGGTATATTGGACGTAaacgtaaaaaattttattcagtcTCGTGAAAGCGAAAACGAACGACGATAAGGCTTGGTGAATAAATACAGGTGCTAGCAATACGTGACGTTAACTCTTCGAGATTTGGCACTTGGTgcgaattttattgaaaatgaaatatcgctTATTCGTAAATGCATCGATATCCGATGCAATGTTCAATACGcgtaacgtaataacataacGTAAGGTAACGTAATTGTTATTTCATATGATATTAGcaacgtttttttttatttttttttttttttaagaattctTGCTAGATCGTGATACGAAATAggcgtaataatataacattatgatcTCAAAGAGTTAACGAATTTCGATACACTTTAAAAGCACGCAATTTAATAACATTGACAACACGCGTGTGTACGTAAGCACCAGATACGAACACGGTACGATTAAGTGGAAAAAGAATTCAAGGTGAGAAGAGGAGATCGATAGGAAATTACTCGCTTGAATATCGTAAGAGCAAcaaacattataaaaatacatagtaGCCAAAGCAGGAGAATTCCACAAAGGGAACGCAGGTTATGATAAAAAGGCGATGGCAAGTTTTCCGTGATACGGACCGATTACCGAATTGGAACGATCGATCAGGCGAATTCTCTACAGGAATCTCGAGTCGATATTAGTTTAcaggaaggagagagagagagagtaaatGAAAGTGAAGACGAGCATGAGCACGGGCACGGACACAACGATACATACAGAAAGACATCAAGAGGAGGGAGGAGGGTAGTTACCGCGAGCCTGACGTACTAGGCAGGTCGTTAAAGGTGACCTTGGGTTTCAATTTCTTATTCAGCCAGCCCTTTTCCGTCGTTGGTGCTACGTTTCCGTCGTTCGGCGATCTGGTCGGCGATGGACGTAATTTTGGTCTTAGCCAATAAATCTGTTCGTCGTCGGCTGCTGAATCGCCGTTTACGGAATCGACGTTTCCTACAATTGcaataagataaaaagaattatgGTAGACAGTGTCGCGAAATACGTGtcagatatttataaattccaGTCGAGGTATCAAAATTATGAACAAATTTCGGGTACAGAATGTTTGAAGCTTGTCTTTCAAGTTAGCAACAATATCAGccgttaatattttaaacgataatATACCGTGGAAAGCAAAAAGAGGGTCGTGCTATAAACGGTTCTGTTACACAAGACTATAGCTTGTTCGTCGACTCGACGTATTGTTCTTACGCTagtgtaataaaaattgactCGGAGACAATTATCAAAAGAAAACGTTTAACAGTAGTATAAGTATATCGCCGACATTGCTGCGACTTTGGACCAAAttaaaacacaaaatattCACGAGTATTCAAAGATACGAAAAAGTTTCTCGTACGTTCTTATGCGTTTACTGCCTTCCTCTATAATTGCGTGTTACTCCATAGCGCACTATCTTACCTTGACTGCGTGCTTTCCTTTCGATAGCCGCCTTTTGTATCACGCTCATGATAGCTTTTTTCGGCGACGCGTCGGCAATCGTGTAAGTTCTACCATTCCCAACGACCAGTAACGGCGCGTTAGTTCCGTCCTCGTCGTCTCTAGCTGACAATAGATCCACGTCAGTCACGAGTTTCACCGATCTGGCTGACCTAACGGTAGCTCGACCGATCGTCACACGCAATTTGAATGTCCAGCGTTGTTTTATCGTGAGAAAGATCCATAAGATTAACCAGAGGAACAAGTGCAGAACAGTAGCGACGACGCAAGCTAATATCGCACCGTCCAGACTGCCGCGATATACGACGCTGTAGTCGTAGAGCAACGGTGCGCTGCAGATCGCGATCGCCAGGAATACGCACAGAGCGGTGCAGTGAATGAAATATATCCAACCATTGCCACTTCTGTTCTCCTTTGACAAGATTATTCGGCGCTCTCGTTCTTGGCTCAAAAACGCCGTAAACCTGTATGTGAAGAAACGCGAATAAgttaaagaaacttttgaacGACGAAAGGCAGTTCCATTAAAGAACGAAATAGGGCAGAATGAAAGAAAACAGAGGGGATGGAAAGCGACTTGCCTGCCGTAAGCGTAGAAATACATCACCATGCTAGAACAGAGCACCAGGAGGGAGGAAAGAGCAAACAAGACGAGGGTAACGTGTGGATTTAATAAGAAGTAAGAGTCGCCGAAGATCGTTGATATGCTGCTGGTAGTCGATATCGTGCGATACTGTTGTCGAAGAACTGGTAACACCTTCAAGGGTCCCATCACTTGAACCTGaagatattacaaattttgacTCTCctgttattttgtatttttataaggGAATTTGTTACAAGAGTGTCTCTTACCTTGTAAAGTACAGACATTCCAATATAGGCTAATAAACTCTGGGCGGAATTGGCGATCAACTGGAAACTAAAAATCGTGGCCAACGGTTTATTGCACGACCAGAACACCGCTGGATATCTCACAGAATACACTCCAAGAGCGATGGCATAATTCAAGTACTCGAGAGTAATAGGTCCGTATGATTCAGCTAACGAAGATACAAGAAGGAAGATTAGGACAAatcggagaaagagaaaacaacTCGAGATTCGATTTTAACTTACCCGCTTGAAACTCAAGATTCAACTTCTCCGGGTGGTCCAAATCAGCCAAACTATTCATCGTTAACGACATACTCTGCGCTGTCATATTCCCAACGTTCTTACCGGGCTTAACAGTCGTCGATGATTTCCCCGTATTCTTCGTTTTCAATTTAGTTCTCGAATTATTGCTTCTAATGATCGACTTCGCAGCGGCAAGTCTTCTAACGGTGTTGCCATACTTCATCGAGCTAGACGTTGAAGATAACGTCGACGGTAACGTTGTTGTTACAGCTGTAGCAGCGGTTGGAACTGCGGTTGCGGTCGTAGTCGCAGCTGTAACCGCTGCCGCTTCGTCCGAGCTTACAGGCGCTTTGACGCTtctcgttgtcgtcgtcgttgttgtCGTTGTTATCGTTGCCGTAGTTGTTTCTGCCATATTTGTACTGGTCGTTGCTGTTGTTGTAATCGGAGAAGCTGCGGACGTTGGTCTCGtggaatttaatttcgatGCTCCATTGACGATGGACGGTGTTTTTGTCGTGtcgttaataattttttgccTCATGGGCATCGTGATCTTGTTGGTAGGTAAAGTAGTGCTAACGCTTGAAACTCTTGCATTGGGCACGGGTAGATTGGTACTCGCTGGTGTACGAAACTGGCCAAGATGTTCGTTCGTGCTGTCGCGTGGTCGAAATTCCATTGCTGctgatttattaataacgtCGGTCAATTCCAATTTCGTGGTGACGATGTCGTTGGCTATATTATCGGACTCTTCGTCTGGTGCTAAGGTGACGAAAGGCTGAGGAGTTATGATGCCCGTTAGGATGCTGAGATTCACGTTTGGATTCATGAAGCTGGATACGACCAGACGATCCCGGTGAGTCACTAGCCAATCGAGGTCCGTACGCCATATTGTTTCTGGAAAATAGGAAGCATCGGGTTATCGATTAAATAGGATTAATCGAGCTGGTATCCGCATTGCGCTCCATTTGGCAATCTCTACAACGAATCGCTTCGGTTATAGTTCACGAGTTTGACGAACGTTGATCGAACGCGCGAATGCTTTACGCGAAttgcaaaattataataaacgaTAGACAGAAATCTCCGcttagattttatttcttcaattaCGTTCATAAAGATACGAATTTACATACACGCGCGCAATCTGATAATTTCGTGTTAATCATTAGCCAGTTCCGCCCTGTGGTTTCGTGTTTTTGATCACGGATCGCGTGAATAGATCCCACAGCCGGCATTACGATAGCGccagaaaaagaagagaagaattcGAATATCTCGGAGTATGAAATCATCGAGCCATAAgatggttttttttttaacgaggTCGAAGAATACCCCGTGTACAAGGGTTGAGAATTGATTCGTTCTAAAAAAatggtatattttttctttccttggTTAAGTGGCTCAAGGTGGAAGGATTCGAGGAACGAGAAATCCTGTAGCTAGCTGTGTGCACACACCTGGCCGATCAATACACGAACCAGAACGTAGTCAGGACGAAGTTGCCCCGTTACATTCCAAACGCCCCTTTCTCCATGCGCGAATCGTTTTACCCCATAACGATAGCGATCTGAATCCGAAGCGCGATTCATTGATCGTCATCGACTCGATTGAAATGTTTCAAATCGATGGAAACGAAGACACACGCGAGTGATAGCTTTAAGCTGGAAGATGCTCGGTTAAACAATTACGGATGAGATCAGCCTGAACGAAGATACGCGTGTAGCTTCGGATAGATTTTTAATTAGTTTCTCTCAGATTACTCTAATCGCAAGGTAGTAGAGCATATTCAACCAGGAAGAAACGCGTGTTGGAGAAAAAAAATGGTACTTATAAAAAGCATCGTTGCCTTCTCCTACGTAAAACAGGAGAGACAACGCGTTATCATCGTTATCCTGAAATATCGTTCGAATCGTATAACCGTCCACAAAAATTAATCACGTTGCTAATGAAAAGCGAAACCATTGAAAACACGCGTCACCGTAATTGCGGAACACGAACAGAAACAGCGATAGGTGTCGGTCGTTACCTTTTGGCAGAAATCCAGCGTGTATCAATCTAGCCTCCATGAGCAGCGAGGGCAGCAGGAAGCACATGGCTGTGCAAAGGTGTACGAAAGCAGCCGTGGGACCTCCGTGTCGCCATAAATTATTCGCCAAACCTGCGAATCGACAGCACGGGAATTGTGTAGCTACAAATGGTTCTGCTTTCCATTCTTCGTCGAGCGAAACATCGCAGCTTGAATGTTTGACGGAGAAGAGGACGTAAACCGGGATGAAAAATGCATGACGTGTATACTCACTGTGGTCAGGATTGTTGGTAAGCAAGGATGAAGGCGGATCGCGTGAACAGGCGCTCAAATGACGACCGAGCTTCACTCCATCGTTCGCCAGGTTGCCTAGCTTTAGGAAGGCCGCGCCAAGCAGAACCGGCAGTAGGACAACTCCGGCTCCGGCTAGCACCAGACACGCGTATAACTCCACCTTCGGCGGTGGAGCGTCCGCCGGCCAAGGTAACGATAAATATGCTGCAAATGTAACCAACCTGTCATGTCGAAGGTATACAGTGTCTCGCGAAAGTGTAGTAGAACTAGAAAATTTAGAGACGTTACGTTTCTCtcgttcgaaaataaaataaagttatttgATTGTCCGAACAGTACGCCTGattaatttcgataattaaaagttttagTATATTTGAACATTATGACGAGAAAGTTTCGTGAATATATTACTCGCGTTGCAGGAAACTATTTGGAACTTGATCGATATTGTAACTGGACACGGCTATCGTGATCATATTGGTAAAGTTGGAGACAGAACAGAAATTTCGCGTTAAAATACACCAAAGCTTGGATCGTGTTTCATAGAgcgtaataatttaaaaaatccgtCAACGCCAACTTGAAATTTTGCACGTTTACGAAAGATTTCCATAagagttgaaatattttcgcgaTTCGCTGTACGTTACTGCACTACGTACCGCGTTTCTTCCGTGAATTTCATGAAAAGCCAAGTTTCCTCTTTCAATCCGAAAAACGACGATTTCACTTACCGGTAAACCTTTTTACGTATCTCAAGCCGATGTAAGTTTGAAAAGCGACCGCCAAAACGCCGTACCAGACGGACCACAAACTATTCACGTGACCTCGTATACATGAGTTTCGTCTAGTAGACCTTCGTGGCTTTTTCGCTTTGTTGGTAGTTGTGATGCCGCTGGAGTTTACGCTGGACACTATCGGAAGCGGTTTTAATGGCTTTTTGCACTTTGCTTGATTTACCTCGTTATTATTTTCGTAACCCATTAAGCTTCCCGTCATTGACATCTTGTTCTGAAAGAGAGACGTTTCGTTCGTTCATCATCGAACTGTCGAGGGCGGGATGATATCGCGCGCAAAAAATTGCACGcgtataattttgaaatttttcacttTCGGATTCGGGAATCGAACTTTCCAGTGGCCGTGAAGTCGAATATCGATccgatttgaaatatttaccgAGTATTCTGCTATGTTTCTAGTGTAGGCGTCTTAATGTTTCGAAGGAGTTAGTTTGGAACAATCGATGCGGAGCTGTGGCATTTTCGGAGGTGACAGCGCCGCCTGaaacgtaaaagaaaaatcgaattaTCCGACAGTCCAATAGCGTGGAATAAAACAAGCGAATTGTCGTCTTGTACGCGACCGgtcagaacgtatagcgtGCGATAGAAAACGAGGACGCACGGACGCTGCAGTGATCGAACCGTGAAACTGACCGGACT is a window encoding:
- the Tinc gene encoding transmembrane protein tincar isoform X2, with protein sequence MSMTGSLMGYENNNEVNQAKCKKPLKPLPIVSSVNSSGITTTNKAKKPRRSTRRNSCIRGHVNSLWSVWYGVLAVAFQTYIGLRYVKRFTAYLSLPWPADAPPPKVELYACLVLAGAGVVLLPVLLGAAFLKLGNLANDGVKLGRHLSACSRDPPSSLLTNNPDHSLANNLWRHGGPTAAFVHLCTAMCFLLPSLLMEARLIHAGFLPKETIWRTDLDWLVTHRDRLVVSSFMNPNVNLSILTGIITPQPFVTLAPDEESDNIANDIVTTKLELTDVINKSAAMEFRPRDSTNEHLGQFRTPASTNLPVPNARVSSVSTTLPTNKITMPMRQKIINDTTKTPSIVNGASKLNSTRPTSAASPITTTATTSTNMAETTTATITTTTTTTTTRSVKAPVSSDEAAAVTAATTTATAVPTAATAVTTTLPSTLSSTSSSMKYGNTVRRLAAAKSIIRSNNSRTKLKTKNTGKSSTTVKPGKNVGNMTAQSMSLTMNSLADLDHPEKLNLEFQAAESYGPITLEYLNYAIALGVYSVRYPAVFWSCNKPLATIFSFQLIANSAQSLLAYIGMSVLYKVQVMGPLKVLPVLRQQYRTISTTSSISTIFGDSYFLLNPHVTLVLFALSSLLVLCSSMVMYFYAYGRFTAFLSQERERRIILSKENRSGNGWIYFIHCTALCVFLAIAICSAPLLYDYSVVYRGSLDGAILACVVATVLHLFLWLILWIFLTIKQRWTFKLRVTIGRATVRSARSVKLVTDVDLLSARDDEDGTNAPLLVVGNGRTYTIADASPKKAIMSVIQKAAIERKARSQGNVDSVNGDSAADDEQIYWLRPKLRPSPTRSPNDGNVAPTTEKGWLNKKLKPKVTFNDLPSTSGSRNKGKVRRGTGDGGPEDDGDYATLRELPLITSLDPADDSTSEENKLLECVNDDQVTYYASANRDLQPSEGDPSPLLTPDPLPDPTSEPLPLPPPTPTPTPTCAPTTEVVTALLTTNTQANGGQTPRCLRRGDSGMPHEELTPRSDSSNSPPLDAVVGGSSGAGSVTGHSNASSHSETSSSGVHSNASNASNGSCQRRATSVDDVSGNCDQRDGEESRDQWRSCSLQRGIQPPSATATFSPPNSRPGTSQSFSSPQYANHVPLFANINANSSANANINASANTGGNTNVNVNDVNVVGQGCPAVILENPNEATVVIRRKLSRTKLTEPLNPNEEPFGRSTNMRMTSFTESNDIRVHATSATLPHYPTQPAVTYPHCSTMPLPHASHSMAGSHMGGSSGSCGSVPRHAFVPPQVHSSVPAHTTLPSHHNGVRLLHGITPTPNNPFVKRFPPVQLHTQPWALPGHHTFPQASQVNGKLTTTAQIRQSDRDSANFSMASSGDSDTCLPH
- the Tinc gene encoding transmembrane protein tincar isoform X1, translated to MSMTGSLMGYENNNEVNQAKCKKPLKPLPIVSSVNSSGITTTNKAKKPRRSTRRNSCIRGHVNSLWSVWYGVLAVAFQTYIGLRYVKRFTAYLSLPWPADAPPPKVELYACLVLAGAGVVLLPVLLGAAFLKLGNLANDGVKLGRHLSACSRDPPSSLLTNNPDHSLANNLWRHGGPTAAFVHLCTAMCFLLPSLLMEARLIHAGFLPKETIWRTDLDWLVTHRDRLVVSSFMNPNVNLSILTGIITPQPFVTLAPDEESDNIANDIVTTKLELTDVINKSAAMEFRPRDSTNEHLGQFRTPASTNLPVPNARVSSVSTTLPTNKITMPMRQKIINDTTKTPSIVNGASKLNSTRPTSAASPITTTATTSTNMAETTTATITTTTTTTTTRSVKAPVSSDEAAAVTAATTTATAVPTAATAVTTTLPSTLSSTSSSMKYGNTVRRLAAAKSIIRSNNSRTKLKTKNTGKSSTTVKPGKNVGNMTAQSMSLTMNSLADLDHPEKLNLEFQAAESYGPITLEYLNYAIALGVYSVRYPAVFWSCNKPLATIFSFQLIANSAQSLLAYIGMSVLYKVQVMGPLKVLPVLRQQYRTISTTSSISTIFGDSYFLLNPHVTLVLFALSSLLVLCSSMVMYFYAYGRFTAFLSQERERRIILSKENRSGNGWIYFIHCTALCVFLAIAICSAPLLYDYSVVYRGSLDGAILACVVATVLHLFLWLILWIFLTIKQRWTFKLRVTIGRATVRSARSVKLVTDVDLLSARDDEDGTNAPLLVVGNGRTYTIADASPKKAIMSVIQKAAIERKARSQGNVDSVNGDSAADDEQIYWLRPKLRPSPTRSPNDGNVAPTTEKGWLNKKLKPKVTFNDLPSTSGSRNKGKVRRGTGDGGPEDDGDYATLRELPLITSLDPADDSTSEENKWERWLISRRDVIPKFGNLLECVNDDQVTYYASANRDLQPSEGDPSPLLTPDPLPDPTSEPLPLPPPTPTPTPTCAPTTEVVTALLTTNTQANGGQTPRCLRRGDSGMPHEELTPRSDSSNSPPLDAVVGGSSGAGSVTGHSNASSHSETSSSGVHSNASNASNGSCQRRATSVDDVSGNCDQRDGEESRDQWRSCSLQRGIQPPSATATFSPPNSRPGTSQSFSSPQYANHVPLFANINANSSANANINASANTGGNTNVNVNDVNVVGQGCPAVILENPNEATVVIRRKLSRTKLTEPLNPNEEPFGRSTNMRMTSFTESNDIRVHATSATLPHYPTQPAVTYPHCSTMPLPHASHSMAGSHMGGSSGSCGSVPRHAFVPPQVHSSVPAHTTLPSHHNGVRLLHGITPTPNNPFVKRFPPVQLHTQPWALPGHHTFPQASQVNGKLTTTAQIRQSDRDSANFSMASSGDSDTCLPH
- the Tinc gene encoding transmembrane protein tincar isoform X4; its protein translation is MSMTGSLMGYENNNEVNQAKCKKPLKPLPIVSSVNSSGITTTNKAKKPRRSTRRNSCIRGHVNSLWSVWYGVLAVAFQTYIGLRYVKRFTAYLSLPWPADAPPPKVELYACLVLAGAGVVLLPVLLGAAFLKLGNLANDGVKLGRHLSACSRDPPSSLLTNNPDHSLANNLWRHGGPTAAFVHLCTAMCFLLPSLLMEARLIHAGFLPKETIWRTDLDWLVTHRDRLVVSSFMNPNVNLSILTGIITPQPFVTLAPDEESDNIANDIVTTKLELTDVINKSAAMEFRPRDSTNEHLGQFRTPASTNLPVPNARVSSVSTTLPTNKITMPMRQKIINDTTKTPSIVNGASKLNSTRPTSAASPITTTATTSTNMAETTTATITTTTTTTTTRSVKAPVSSDEAAAVTAATTTATAVPTAATAVTTTLPSTLSSTSSSMKYGNTVRRLAAAKSIIRSNNSRTKLKTKNTGKSSTTVKPGKNVGNMTAQSMSLTMNSLADLDHPEKLNLEFQAAESYGPITLEYLNYAIALGVYSVRYPAVFWSCNKPLATIFSFQLIANSAQSLLAYIGMSVLYKVQVMGPLKVLPVLRQQYRTISTTSSISTIFGDSYFLLNPHVTLVLFALSSLLVLCSSMVMYFYAYGRFTAFLSQERERRIILSKENRSGNGWIYFIHCTALCVFLAIAICSAPLLYDYSVVYRGSLDGAILACVVATVLHLFLWLILWIFLTIKQRWTFKLRVTIGRATVRSARSVKLVTDVDLLSARDDEDGTNAPLLVVGNGRTYTIADASPKKAIMSVIQKAAIERKARSQGNVDSVNGDSAADDEQIYWLRPKLRPSPTRSPNDGNVAPTTEKGWLNKKLKPKVTFNDLPSTSGSRNKGKVRRGTGDGGPEDDGDYATLRELPLITSLDPADDSTSEENKANGGQTPRCLRRGDSGMPHEELTPRSDSSNSPPLDAVVGGSSGAGSVTGHSNASSHSETSSSGVHSNASNASNGSCQRRATSVDDVSGNCDQRDGEESRDQWRSCSLQRGIQPPSATATFSPPNSRPGTSQSFSSPQYANHVPLFANINANSSANANINASANTGGNTNVNVNDVNVVGQGCPAVILENPNEATVVIRRKLSRTKLTEPLNPNEEPFGRSTNMRMTSFTESNDIRVHATSATLPHYPTQPAVTYPHCSTMPLPHASHSMAGSHMGGSSGSCGSVPRHAFVPPQVHSSVPAHTTLPSHHNGVRLLHGITPTPNNPFVKRFPPVQLHTQPWALPGHHTFPQASQVNGKLTTTAQIRQSDRDSANFSMASSGDSDTCLPH
- the Tinc gene encoding transmembrane protein tincar isoform X3, whose amino-acid sequence is MSMTGSLMGYENNNEVNQAKCKKPLKPLPIVSSVNSSGITTTNKAKKPRRSTRRNSCIRGHVNSLWSVWYGVLAVAFQTYIGLRYVKRFTAYLSLPWPADAPPPKVELYACLVLAGAGVVLLPVLLGAAFLKLGNLANDGVKLGRHLSACSRDPPSSLLTNNPDHSLANNLWRHGGPTAAFVHLCTAMCFLLPSLLMEARLIHAGFLPKETIWRTDLDWLVTHRDRLVVSSFMNPNVNLSILTGIITPQPFVTLAPDEESDNIANDIVTTKLELTDVINKSAAMEFRPRDSTNEHLGQFRTPASTNLPVPNARVSSVSTTLPTNKITMPMRQKIINDTTKTPSIVNGASKLNSTRPTSAASPITTTATTSTNMAETTTATITTTTTTTTTRSVKAPVSSDEAAAVTAATTTATAVPTAATAVTTTLPSTLSSTSSSMKYGNTVRRLAAAKSIIRSNNSRTKLKTKNTGKSSTTVKPGKNVGNMTAQSMSLTMNSLADLDHPEKLNLEFQAAESYGPITLEYLNYAIALGVYSVRYPAVFWSCNKPLATIFSFQLIANSAQSLLAYIGMSVLYKVQVMGPLKVLPVLRQQYRTISTTSSISTIFGDSYFLLNPHVTLVLFALSSLLVLCSSMVMYFYAYGRFTAFLSQERERRIILSKENRSGNGWIYFIHCTALCVFLAIAICSAPLLYDYSVVYRGSLDGAILACVVATVLHLFLWLILWIFLTIKQRWTFKLRVTIGRATVRSARSVKLVTDVDLLSARDDEDGTNAPLLVVGNGRTYTIADASPKKAIMSVIQKAAIERKARSQGNVDSVNGDSAADDEQIYWLRPKLRPSPTRSPNDGNVAPTTEKGWLNKKLKPKVTFNDLPSTSGSRNKGKVRRGTGDGGPEDDGDYATLRELPLITSLDPADDSTSEENKWERWLISRRDVIPKFGNANGGQTPRCLRRGDSGMPHEELTPRSDSSNSPPLDAVVGGSSGAGSVTGHSNASSHSETSSSGVHSNASNASNGSCQRRATSVDDVSGNCDQRDGEESRDQWRSCSLQRGIQPPSATATFSPPNSRPGTSQSFSSPQYANHVPLFANINANSSANANINASANTGGNTNVNVNDVNVVGQGCPAVILENPNEATVVIRRKLSRTKLTEPLNPNEEPFGRSTNMRMTSFTESNDIRVHATSATLPHYPTQPAVTYPHCSTMPLPHASHSMAGSHMGGSSGSCGSVPRHAFVPPQVHSSVPAHTTLPSHHNGVRLLHGITPTPNNPFVKRFPPVQLHTQPWALPGHHTFPQASQVNGKLTTTAQIRQSDRDSANFSMASSGDSDTCLPH